A genomic region of Polynucleobacter necessarius contains the following coding sequences:
- a CDS encoding penicillin acylase family protein: MSGKLTASGKPILANDPHLGLSAPAIWYFAHLDAPGINVIGGTLPGVPAVVLGRTDKFAWSFTNTNPDVQDLYIEQIDSKNPGMYRGPDGLLPFKVRQEIIDVKGSPSITFLIKDTRHGPVISDSYARAKKAIDTDRYALALRWTALDVENQSVVGLLEMNRAKDLDSLKLALRKKLCAYAKRGDGG, encoded by the coding sequence TTGAGCGGCAAACTGACTGCCAGCGGTAAGCCCATATTGGCCAATGACCCCCATTTGGGCTTGTCTGCGCCTGCAATTTGGTACTTTGCCCATTTGGATGCCCCAGGCATCAACGTGATTGGCGGAACTCTTCCTGGGGTTCCGGCGGTTGTTTTAGGCAGAACGGATAAATTTGCGTGGAGCTTTACCAATACCAATCCAGATGTACAAGATTTATACATCGAGCAAATTGATTCTAAAAATCCAGGGATGTATCGCGGACCTGATGGGCTACTGCCATTTAAAGTTCGCCAAGAAATTATTGATGTCAAAGGCTCCCCTTCGATCACTTTCTTAATTAAAGATACGCGTCATGGGCCAGTGATTTCAGATTCCTATGCAAGAGCGAAGAAAGCAATTGATACCGATCGCTATGCTCTAGCACTTCGCTGGACTGCGCTCGATGTTGAGAACCAATCAGTTGTGGGTCTCTTAGAAATGAATCGCGCAAAAGATTTAGATTCGCTTAAATTAGCCCTGCGAAAAAAACTATGCGCCTATGCAAAACGTGGTGATGGCGGATAG